The genomic segment GTGATAACGTATCTGTAACGGTGACATTGATTGCGCCGATTGCGATGGAAGAAGGATTGCGTTTTGCGATTCGTGAAGGTGGCCGTACGGTTGGTGCCGGTGTGGTCGCTAAAGTGATTGAGTAAGGATAAATTATGGTAACCGCAATAGCTCACCAAAAAATTCGCATTCGTTTAAAAGCCTTTGACTATCGTTTAATTGATCAGTCAGCTTTAGAGATTGTTGAAACCGCCAAAAGAACTGGTGCTGTAGTCAAGGGACCAGTGCCCTTGCCTACTCGCATTGAACGCTTTGATGTGTTGCGTTCACCTCATGTGAACAAGACCTCTCGTGATCAGTTTGAAATTCGTACCCATTTGCGTTTAATGGATATTTTGGACCCAACCGATAAAACGGTGGATGCCTTAATGAAATTAGATCTGCCTGCGGGCGTGGATGTTGAAATTAAGTTGTAATTTTAGATTTATAGGGGTATAATTCAGCCCCTTGGTTGTAGTAATTATTCACCGATCAATTGTAATCGGTACCCGCAAGGGTTAACAAACATAAAGGATAGTAGAATGACTCTAGGACTCGTCGGCCGTAAAATCGGCATGACGCGTGTCTTCAGCGACGACGGTGACTCTATTCCTGTTACCGTAGTTGAGGTGGGCAACAATCGCGTCACACAAATCAAGACGCCTGTTAATGATGGCTACAGCGCCATTCAGGTAACCTTTG from the Ferrovum sp. JA12 genome contains:
- the rpsJ gene encoding 30S ribosomal protein S10, coding for MAHQKIRIRLKAFDYRLIDQSALEIVETAKRTGAVVKGPVPLPTRIERFDVLRSPHVNKTSRDQFEIRTHLRLMDILDPTDKTVDALMKLDLPAGVDVEIKL